In the genome of Quercus robur chromosome 3, dhQueRobu3.1, whole genome shotgun sequence, one region contains:
- the LOC126718222 gene encoding U-box domain-containing protein 6, translated as MDIIEVEESLFAASDAKLHGEMCKTLSAIYCKVLSIFPSLEAARPRSKSGIQALCSLHVALEKAKNVLQHCSECSKLYLAITGDSVLLKFEKARCALEDSLKRVDDIVPQSIGSQIKHIGRELEDTVFALDPLEKQVGEEIVALLQQGKKFNNSNDTNELECFHQAATKLGITSSRVALTERRALKKLIERARAEEDKRKESIVAYLLHLMRKYSKLFRSEISDDNDSQGSTPCSPTVQGSVEDGGPGGNCHAFERHLSKLSSFNFKPNNKRSGQMIHPPEELRCPISLQLMYDPVIIASGQTYERICIEKWFSDGHSTCPKTQQKLSHLSLTPNYCVKGLIASWCEQNGVSVPDGPPESLDLNYWRLALSESESANSRSMNSVGPCKLKGVKVVPLEESVIMEEAGITEEAEENETEDLSCKPEVSELGVLDSYQNFLSVLNEGGDLRRKCKVVEQIRLLLKDDEEGRIFMGANGFVEALLRFLDSAVQEGNVLAQETGAMALFNLAVNNSKNKEMMLAAGVIPLLEKMISNPNSHGCATALYLNLSLIEEGKHIVGSGQAISFLTQVLRANPEPQCKLDALHALFNLSTLPSNVPSLLSAGIVGGLQSLLAASGDQTWTEKVIAVLINLASSQSGKNEMVSTPGLISGLASILDIGEPVEQEQAASCLLILCNGNEKCSQMVLQEGVIPALVSISVNGTSRGKDKSQKLLMLFREQRQRDQPPAEVQPAESTKNAMAGPDSKPLCKSMSRRKMGKAFSFFWKSKNYSVYQC; from the exons ATGGACATTATAGAGGTTGAAGAAAGTTTATTTGCGGCAAGTGATGCCAAG TTACATGGAGAAATGTGCAAGACACTCTCTGCAATTTATTGCAAAGTATTATCAATTTTCCCATCCTTGGAAGCAGCACGGCCTAGGAGCAAATCTGGAATTCAGGCATTATGTTCATTACATGTAGCGCTTGAGAAGGCCAAGAATGTTCTTCAACACTGCTCAGAATGCAGTAAACTTTACTTG GCTATAACTGGGGATTCTgttcttttaaaatttgagaaggCAAGATGTGCACTTGAAGATAGTCTCAAGCGTGTTGACGATATTGTTCCGCAATCAATTGGTTCTCAG ATTAAGCATATTGGGAGGGAACTTGAGGATACTGTGTTCGCACTCGATCCGTTAGAGAAGCAAGTTGGTGAAGAAATTGTTGCATTGCTCCAGCAGGGCAAAAAATTCAACAACAGTAATGACACTAATGAGCTAGAGTGTTTTCACCAGGCTGCTACAAAACTTGGCATAACCTCTTCTAGAGTAGCTCTTACAGAGAGAAGAGCTCTCAAGAAACTCATAGAAAGAGCTCGTGCAGAGGAAGATAAGAGGAAAGAATCAATTGTGGCTTATCTTTTACATCTCATGAGAAAGTACTCCAAATTATTTAGAAGTGAGATATCTGATGACAATGATTCACAGGGTTCCACACCTTGTTCTCCTACTGTTCAGGGTTCTGTTGAGGATGGTGGACCTGGTGGCAATTGTCATGCCTTTGAACGGCATCTGTCAAAACTTAGCTCTTTTAATTTCAAGCCAAATAATAAAAGATCAGGGCAGATGATTCATCCGCCTGAAGAATTAAGGTGTCCAATATCGTTGCAACTTATGTATGATCCAGTCATCATTGCGTCCGGGCAAACATATGAAAGGATATGCATTGAGAAATGGTTCAGTGATGGGCATAGCACCTGCCCAAAGACTCAACAGAAACTCTCTCATCTCTCGTTGACTCCTAATTACTGTGTAAAGGGCCTAATTGCTTCTTGGTGTGAACAGAATGGAGTGTCTGTTCCTGATGGCCCCCCAGAGTCTCTTGACCTCAACTATTGGAGGCTGGCATTGTCTGAGTCTGAGTCTGCAAATTCAAGATCTATGAACAGTGTTGGTCCTTGCAAATTGAAGGGAGTTAAGGTTGTTCCTTTAGAAGAGAGCGTTATCATGGAAGAGGCTGGTATCACAGAGGAAGCTGAAGAAAATGAAACAGAAGATTTGTCTTGTAAGCCAGAAGTGTCTGAGCTTGGTGTTTTGGACAGTTATCAGAATTTTCTGTCTGTCTTGAATGAGGGAGGAGATTTGAGGAGAAAGTGCAAAGTGGTGGAACAAATAAGGTTGTTGCTGAAGGATGACGAGGAGGGCAGGATTTTTATGGGGGCCAATGGCTTCGTGGAAGCTCTTTTGCGATTTCTAGACTCAGCTGTGCAGGAAGGGAATGTATTGGCTCAGGAAACTGGAGCCATGGCTCTCTTCAACCTAGCTGTCAACAATAGCAA AAATAAGGAAATGATGTTAGCAGCAGGAGTAATTCCATTGTTGGAGAAGATGATCTCCAATCCCAATTCCCATGGGTGTGCCACAGCACTCTATCTGAATTTATCCTTAATAGAAGAAGGCAAGCATATCGTTGGCTCAGGTCAAGCAATCTCTTTTTTAACCCAGGTCCTTCGAGCTAATCCTGAACCCCAGTGCAAGCTTGATGCCCTTCATGCCCTCTTTAATCTCTCTACCCTTCCTTCTAATGTTCCGAGCCTTCTTTCAGCTGGCATCGTCGGCGGTCTCCAATCGCTTCTTGCTGCCTCTGGTGATCAAACGTGGACAGAAAAAGTCATAGCTGTCCTTATAAATTTGGCTTCAAGTCAGTCAGGTAAGAATGAAATGGTATCAACACCTGGTCTTATTAGCGGACTGGCATCAATATTGGACATTGGTGAACCTGTTGAGCAGGAGCAGGCTGCCTCATGTCTCTTGATTTTGTGTAATGGAAATGAGAAATGCAGTCAAATGGTTCTACAAGAAGGGGTAATACCTGCGTTGGTGTCAATCTCGGTGAATGGGACCTCGAGGGGGAAAGATAAATCTCAGAAACTCTTGATGCTGTTTCGGGAACAGCGACAACGAGACCAACCACCTGCTGAAGTGCAGCCGGCTGAAAGTACTAAGAATGCCATGGCTGGTCCAGACTCAAAGCCACTATGTAAATCGATGTCTAGAAGGAAGATGGGGAAAGCTTTTAGCTTCTTCTGGAAAAGCAAGAACTACTCAGTTTATCAGTGTTAG